Proteins encoded together in one Vitis vinifera cultivar Pinot Noir 40024 chromosome 4, ASM3070453v1 window:
- the LOC104879018 gene encoding transcription factor HY5 isoform X1 has protein sequence MQEQATSSLAASSLPSSSERSSSSALQAEVKEGMESDEEIRRVPEIGSGDPAGPSASGREAALVAGPDRVQASGDGQRKRGRSPADKENKRLKRLLRNRVSAQQARERKKAYLNELEVRVKDLERKNSELEERLSTLQNENQMLRHILKNTTASRRGGSSNNSNADGSL, from the exons atgcAGGAACAAGCTACGAGTTCTCTTGCGGCCAGCTCTTTACCTTCTAGTAGCGAGAGATCTTCTAGTTCTGCTCTTCAAGCCGAAGTAAAGGAAG GAATGGAGAGTGACGAGGAGATCAGAAGAGTGCCAGAGATCGGCAGTGGGGACCCGGCGGGCCCATCAGCCTCCGGACGAGAGGCAGCTTTAGTGGCCGGTCCCGACCGGGTTCAGGCCTCAGGCGATGGTCagagaaaaagaggaagaagccCGGCTGACAAAGAGAACAAGCGGTTAAAGAG GTTGTTGAGGAACAGAGTGTCAGCACAGCAAGCAAGGGAAAGGAAGAAAGCATACTTGAATGAGCTAGAGGTGAGGGTCAAAGACTTGGAGAGGAAGAACTCTGAGCTTGAAGAGAGGCTCTCCACCTTGCAAAATGAGAATCAGATGCTCAGACAT atATTGAAGAACACCACAGCAAGCAGGAGAGGAGGAAGTAGTAATAATTCAAACGCAGATGGGTCTttgtga
- the LOC104879018 gene encoding transcription factor HY5 isoform X2: MESDEEIRRVPEIGSGDPAGPSASGREAALVAGPDRVQASGDGQRKRGRSPADKENKRLKRLLRNRVSAQQARERKKAYLNELEVRVKDLERKNSELEERLSTLQNENQMLRHILKNTTASRRGGSSNNSNADGSL, encoded by the exons ATGGAGAGTGACGAGGAGATCAGAAGAGTGCCAGAGATCGGCAGTGGGGACCCGGCGGGCCCATCAGCCTCCGGACGAGAGGCAGCTTTAGTGGCCGGTCCCGACCGGGTTCAGGCCTCAGGCGATGGTCagagaaaaagaggaagaagccCGGCTGACAAAGAGAACAAGCGGTTAAAGAG GTTGTTGAGGAACAGAGTGTCAGCACAGCAAGCAAGGGAAAGGAAGAAAGCATACTTGAATGAGCTAGAGGTGAGGGTCAAAGACTTGGAGAGGAAGAACTCTGAGCTTGAAGAGAGGCTCTCCACCTTGCAAAATGAGAATCAGATGCTCAGACAT atATTGAAGAACACCACAGCAAGCAGGAGAGGAGGAAGTAGTAATAATTCAAACGCAGATGGGTCTttgtga